AAAGATACCACTCCATTCAGCAGGCAGCACTATTCCATCCAGGGCAAACAGAGTTTTATAAATGGTCCCCGCTACGGCCATGTTTTCGGCCCGGAAAAGTACCCATCCCAGGGTAACGTAAAAAAAGGTAAGGGACCAAGCCAACGTACATGAAAGACGCGTTTTTTTCTCACGCCCCGGGTTATGGGAACGTAATTTCCACCACCCATGGGCGGCAACAAGTCCCACTCCATGCCAGGCACCCCACCACAGAAAATTCCAACCGGCGCCATGCCATATTCCTCCGATAAGCATGGTAATAAGGAGATTAACCGTCATTCTCAAGTACCCGAGGTGGCTGCCTCCAAGAGGGATATAGAGGTAATCGCGCAGGAAGCGGGAGAGGGTGATATGCCAGCGATGCCAGAATTCAACCATATTCGTCGCTTTGTACGGGGAATGAAAATTTAACGGCAGACGGATGCCAAACATCCGGCTCAGACCGATAGCCATGTCCGAATAACCGGAAAAGTCGTAATAAATCTGAAACGTATAGGATAAAACCCCAACCCAGCAATTGTAGATATTGACGATTCCGCCCTGTGCCAGAGTAGTAAAAACCGGGTTGGCATAAGACCCAAAAAGGTCGGCGATAATGACCTTCTTGCAGAGGCCAAAAACAAACAGGGTTATCCCGACAGCAATATCTTCCTGAACAAGCAACTCCAGTTTTGCAGCCAGTTGAGGCATCATTTCCCGGTGACGAACGATCGGACCAGCAAACAGCTTCGGGAAAAAGGTTATGAACAAACAATAGTCAGTGAACCTGCATCTTTCCACCGGCATTCTATAGGTATCAATGAGAAAGGCAATTTGTTGAAAAGTGTAGAACGATATCCCTACCGGCAGGGCAAGGACAACGGGGTTAAGGTTTAAACCGGTGATGCTAACTACGCTGTCCAGGATAAAATACGAATACTTGAAATATCCAAGCAGCAGCACATTGAACAGAATACCGGCAGTCAGGAAAACTTTTCCATTTTTTTCTTTTCCCAAGAAAAAAGCCGTCCACCAGTTTATCAAAATAGAGATCACAAGCAGTAGTAAATATTCCGTCTTCCCGTATCCATAGAAAAACAGGGAAGCCGCCAGCAACCAGAGGAGGCTTAAGCACCAATACCCCATATTTTTTAAGGCATGGAATAAAACCAGCGACAGGGGAAGAAACAAGAAAAGAAATAGATAACTGTTAAAAAACATAATAATAACGCTCGGCGATGAGAAGTCGGAATGTGCTGGTTAGTCAAGCGACTATATGAAAGCCTCGCTTGTATGTCAATGACATATTGGGAACCGGATAGTGTTTTCAAACTTATTGAATAAATTACCCCATCGTGTTATGGAAGCGAATGTAAGCGAGGAAACATATGGCGATCAGTTTAGGACACATGTTGGAAGAAAGCTGTCGGCAATGGCCGGGGCACCTGGCGCTCCTTCAGGAGGAAGGCAGCCTTACCTATACTGACCTGGACCGGGCCGTTAATTCCCTCGGAAACAGGATGCGGGATGCGGGGCTGCAAAAAGGCGACAAGGTTGCCTTGATGCTGCCCAACGGCATCGAATTTGTCGTTTCCTATTTCGCCATCCAGAAAATCGGCGCCGTGGCGGTGACACTGAATGTCCTCTCCACGGCCTACGAACTCCGGCATCTGCTCGGCAACAGCGAGGCCCGGGGCCTGATCACGACCACCCTGAATGCTCAAAAATTGGCCGAGATAAGAAACGATCTCCCGCTTTGCACCTTCCTGCTCCTCCATGATGAACAAAATCCCGCTTCCTCGCCCTTCCGGAGCGCCATGGCAGCAGGCCCTTTCACGCTGGAGATGCCGGAGATAAAAGGCGCTGATCCGGCCGTGATGATCTACACCGCCGGTCTGACCGGCCATCCGGTCGGGGCCGTGCTGACGCAAAATAACCTGCTGGGACAGTCCTTTCTGCTGAAGACTATCTGCGGCACTACCGATCAGGACCGCGGTCTGGCCGTCATTCCCCTGTTCCATTCCTTCGGCGCCGTGGTCAATATGCTCTGCGTCATCCGGGTGGGCGCCAGCGTCGTCCTGATGGACAGCTTTTCCTTAGACGGTATTTTCAGCGCTATCGAAAGGAAAAAAATCACCTTTATCGCCGCCGTACCGCGTCTCTTTATCGGCATGGTCATGCAGCCCGAGGACAAGGAATCCGATCTTAGTTCCTTAAAACTTTGCATCAGTGGCGGGGCGGCCATGCCGGTGGAATTTTTCCCGCGCTTTGAAGCCCGCTTCGGCTTCAAGATCATGGAAGG
The sequence above is drawn from the Deltaproteobacteria bacterium genome and encodes:
- a CDS encoding AMP-binding protein gives rise to the protein MAISLGHMLEESCRQWPGHLALLQEEGSLTYTDLDRAVNSLGNRMRDAGLQKGDKVALMLPNGIEFVVSYFAIQKIGAVAVTLNVLSTAYELRHLLGNSEARGLITTTLNAQKLAEIRNDLPLCTFLLLHDEQNPASSPFRSAMAAGPFTLEMPEIKGADPAVMIYTAGLTGHPVGAVLTQNNLLGQSFLLKTICGTTDQDRGLAVIPLFHSFGAVVNMLCVIRVGASVVLMDSFSLDGIFSAIERKKITFIAAVPRLFIGMVMQPEDKESDLSSLKLCISGGAAMPVEFFPRFEARFGFKIMEGYGLTEASPVCAFTRPAGVHKPGSVGPVVPDVEARVVDDAGRDLPTGAVGELLIRGSNVMQGYYHAETATAEVIRDGWLYTGDLARMDEDGYIFLTGLKKRMIITSGFNVYPREVEIVLNLHPAVQASLAVGKPNLLRGEVVKALIVKHPDMDVDGKELVRHCRQYLTSYKVPRDIEFVESLA
- a CDS encoding MBOAT family protein, translating into MFFNSYLFLFLFLPLSLVLFHALKNMGYWCLSLLWLLAASLFFYGYGKTEYLLLLVISILINWWTAFFLGKEKNGKVFLTAGILFNVLLLGYFKYSYFILDSVVSITGLNLNPVVLALPVGISFYTFQQIAFLIDTYRMPVERCRFTDYCLFITFFPKLFAGPIVRHREMMPQLAAKLELLVQEDIAVGITLFVFGLCKKVIIADLFGSYANPVFTTLAQGGIVNIYNCWVGVLSYTFQIYYDFSGYSDMAIGLSRMFGIRLPLNFHSPYKATNMVEFWHRWHITLSRFLRDYLYIPLGGSHLGYLRMTVNLLITMLIGGIWHGAGWNFLWWGAWHGVGLVAAHGWWKLRSHNPGREKKTRLSCTLAWSLTFFYVTLGWVLFRAENMAVAGTIYKTLFALDGIVLPAEWSGIFTLTTWPISFHGSFSRTPMAHLLLVFCLTLFSPNSQELLRDYMGNDTIKIDSWMPKWTPSVPWALFVTTLFLAALANMSSVSEFLYFQF